One genomic window of Candidatus Pseudobacter hemicellulosilyticus includes the following:
- a CDS encoding two-component regulator propeller domain-containing protein yields MKRLLFILILVAHCTTAAIAQSTEGATSKFIPDLLFTRFTSKDGLPDNRIRSVFQDSRGFLWVGTMNGVSKYDGYTFRKYYNTNDPNSISGNWAFAICEDKEKNIWIGTLNGLNLFDTRTEQFTSFTHIPGNKQSLFSNKITALQFDNAGMLWIGTQNGLARLNPATGVFDSFSQFPLKTYVSRIIRSQGDALWIATTEGMVHYNTRSNAFRFYPIKVEPDPYGSYFWSLLEDNKDLYIATATQGILLLRYNSLTGEYDLDDTVNQQNPSLQNTEVFDICRSATGDLWLATDRGLARMGRSDRQISFYKSNPLNPQSLSNNLVYTVFIDRTDNLWCGTELGLNRLNLHVLPFHYYTFRDPRSEDQVRSIFTVDGDNIWLGTAKNACYQYNLRDQSTRTFQFQPAGSPFNAHRSLYVDQQHVWLGTLGGAVQLNPAAPAASPKEMQGQAVFAFLKDSKGSFWIGTNDGLLQIKADGSRKLYTHNPKDSSSLSSVFIRSLYEDHNGRIWVGFETSGLSWLDPATGKFTRVKQQAEGQQVLGNIIYSIVEYPSNVLWVGSELGLNKLVLAKKPGGGYDVAIRNFLEQDGLPDKSVNGILPSKDYLWISTIKGLLRFHIGKESFQHFLPTVNFSYSCAYKYNEHTFLFGTSDGFLIFDPAQVSANSAQPEVLLSELKLFNKEVGIGQQFNGDVILHQAIGQTKEIELNYQNNVFTIGFIGLHFSNPENNAYAYKMEGFDKDWINARATDRAVTYTNLDPGHYTFQVKASNGSGNWNETPATLQITILPPPWKTWWAITGYILLVGTGLILLARYLVRQSQQRHAFETERLLRLKDEEQHREQLSFFTNIAHELQTPLTLINGSVERYLYKTPPAEQNNARNRFLSIIHQQSSRLTYLVNQLLDFRKAEAGHLNIQTGDLNVSALLTSIARLFEPLREQKEMSFTLDIKPDILVMTDKDKLEKIVFNLLSNAFKHTDSKQEIVFSVQQENGWLDIEVGNSGCKLTEAQVQQLFDKYYVGDEATPDKYSHGFGLAFTRQLVQLLQGTLSVFTNGDWISFQVRLPATAPEHTITAEATPAPPVGPSYLLRSITAGGEPSLELSARENNKRAILEDLDTQGKKSILVVDDEPSIRFLLRDIFSEHYIVYEAENGRQALEFMQNGLPDLIISDVMMPEIGGLELCHKVKSAPATSHIPFVLLSARGSLEQKTEGYDAGADAYIPKPFDTAHLQVRVRKLLEYRGRLLDLFKKDDIKAGIAEEELEDTDKKFLNEIVRLIEEHMDDTELDSAFLEEKLRISKTQLYRKLKALSDMAPAEFIKHVRLQRACHLLQSTQLTVSEIFYKTGFNNRSYFFREFKKRYNCSPKEYRDQYRIQL; encoded by the coding sequence ATGAAACGATTGCTTTTTATCCTGATCCTGGTAGCGCACTGCACTACAGCCGCCATCGCCCAGTCTACGGAAGGCGCTACCTCCAAATTCATTCCCGATCTACTGTTCACCCGCTTCACCAGCAAAGATGGATTGCCCGATAACCGGATCCGTTCTGTATTCCAGGACAGTCGCGGTTTTCTCTGGGTAGGCACTATGAACGGCGTCAGCAAATATGACGGGTATACCTTCCGCAAATATTACAATACCAATGACCCCAACAGCATATCCGGCAACTGGGCCTTTGCTATCTGTGAGGACAAGGAAAAAAATATCTGGATCGGTACGCTGAATGGCCTCAACCTGTTTGATACCCGGACGGAGCAGTTCACTTCCTTTACGCATATTCCCGGTAATAAACAATCGCTGTTCTCCAATAAGATCACGGCCCTGCAATTTGATAATGCCGGCATGCTCTGGATCGGCACACAGAATGGACTTGCCCGGCTGAATCCAGCCACCGGTGTGTTTGACAGTTTTTCGCAATTCCCGCTGAAGACCTATGTCAGCAGGATCATCCGCTCACAGGGTGATGCGCTCTGGATAGCCACTACGGAAGGCATGGTGCATTACAATACCAGGAGCAATGCTTTTCGTTTTTATCCCATCAAGGTGGAGCCCGATCCTTATGGCAGTTATTTCTGGTCGCTCCTCGAAGACAATAAAGATCTTTACATTGCCACGGCCACACAGGGCATCCTGCTGCTGCGCTATAATTCATTGACAGGGGAGTACGACCTGGATGATACGGTGAACCAGCAGAACCCTTCGCTCCAGAATACGGAGGTATTTGATATCTGCCGGTCGGCCACCGGCGATCTCTGGCTGGCCACCGACCGGGGCCTGGCGCGCATGGGGCGGTCCGACAGGCAGATCAGCTTTTACAAAAGCAATCCACTGAATCCGCAAAGTCTCAGCAATAACCTGGTGTATACTGTATTCATAGACAGAACGGATAATCTCTGGTGCGGCACCGAGCTGGGGCTCAACCGGCTTAACCTGCATGTACTGCCTTTTCACTATTATACTTTCCGGGATCCGCGGTCGGAAGACCAGGTGCGCAGCATCTTCACCGTGGATGGTGATAATATCTGGCTGGGTACGGCTAAGAATGCCTGTTACCAGTACAACCTGCGGGACCAGTCTACCCGCACTTTCCAGTTCCAGCCTGCGGGCTCGCCCTTCAATGCACACCGCTCGCTCTATGTAGACCAGCAGCATGTATGGCTGGGCACCCTCGGTGGCGCCGTACAGCTCAATCCCGCCGCACCAGCAGCTTCTCCCAAAGAAATGCAGGGGCAGGCGGTATTTGCATTCCTCAAAGATTCCAAAGGCAGCTTCTGGATAGGCACCAACGACGGGCTGCTGCAAATAAAAGCAGATGGCAGCAGGAAGCTGTATACGCACAATCCCAAAGACAGCAGCAGCCTGAGTTCCGTATTCATCCGTTCCCTGTACGAAGACCATAACGGCAGGATCTGGGTGGGCTTTGAAACCTCCGGCCTGAGCTGGCTGGACCCCGCCACCGGGAAATTTACGCGGGTAAAACAGCAAGCGGAAGGGCAGCAGGTATTGGGCAATATCATTTACTCCATTGTAGAATATCCCAGCAATGTATTATGGGTGGGCTCTGAATTAGGGCTCAATAAATTGGTGCTGGCCAAAAAGCCCGGCGGCGGCTATGATGTGGCTATCCGGAATTTCCTGGAGCAGGACGGCCTGCCCGATAAATCTGTCAATGGCATCCTGCCCAGCAAGGACTATCTCTGGATCAGCACCATCAAAGGATTGCTGCGTTTTCATATAGGTAAAGAAAGCTTCCAGCATTTTCTGCCCACTGTCAATTTCAGTTATAGCTGCGCCTATAAATACAATGAACATACTTTCCTGTTCGGCACGTCTGATGGCTTCCTCATTTTTGATCCGGCCCAGGTGTCGGCCAACAGTGCGCAGCCGGAGGTCCTGCTCTCGGAACTGAAATTGTTCAACAAGGAAGTGGGCATCGGCCAGCAGTTCAATGGAGATGTGATCCTCCACCAGGCCATCGGTCAAACAAAAGAGATTGAGCTGAACTACCAGAACAATGTGTTCACCATCGGTTTTATCGGCCTGCATTTCTCCAACCCGGAGAACAATGCCTATGCCTATAAGATGGAAGGCTTTGACAAGGATTGGATCAATGCCCGGGCTACCGACAGGGCCGTCACCTATACCAACCTGGACCCCGGTCATTATACTTTCCAGGTGAAGGCCTCCAACGGATCGGGCAACTGGAATGAAACGCCGGCTACCTTGCAGATCACCATCCTGCCGCCCCCCTGGAAAACCTGGTGGGCTATTACAGGGTATATCCTGCTGGTGGGTACGGGGCTGATCCTGCTGGCCCGTTACCTGGTGCGCCAGTCGCAGCAACGCCATGCTTTTGAAACGGAGCGGCTGCTGCGCCTGAAAGATGAAGAGCAGCACCGGGAGCAGCTGAGCTTTTTCACCAATATTGCGCATGAGCTGCAAACGCCGCTGACCCTGATCAACGGCTCTGTAGAGCGCTACCTGTACAAAACACCGCCGGCAGAACAGAACAATGCCCGCAACAGGTTCCTGTCCATCATCCACCAGCAATCCTCCCGGCTCACCTACCTGGTGAACCAGCTGCTGGATTTCCGCAAGGCGGAAGCGGGGCATCTCAATATACAGACCGGGGACCTCAATGTGTCCGCACTGCTGACCAGCATCGCCCGGCTCTTTGAACCCCTGCGCGAGCAGAAAGAAATGTCTTTCACCCTCGATATTAAACCGGATATCCTGGTCATGACCGATAAGGACAAGCTGGAGAAGATCGTCTTCAACCTGCTGTCCAATGCCTTCAAACATACGGACAGCAAACAGGAGATCGTGTTCTCTGTGCAACAGGAGAACGGCTGGCTGGATATTGAAGTTGGTAACTCGGGCTGCAAACTGACGGAAGCGCAGGTGCAGCAGCTATTTGATAAATATTATGTGGGCGATGAAGCTACGCCCGATAAATACAGTCATGGTTTTGGACTGGCTTTTACCCGCCAGCTGGTGCAACTGCTGCAGGGTACGCTGTCGGTGTTCACTAATGGCGACTGGATCAGTTTCCAGGTGCGGCTGCCGGCAACGGCGCCGGAGCATACCATTACAGCGGAAGCTACGCCTGCGCCACCTGTTGGCCCTTCCTACCTGCTGCGCTCTATTACAGCGGGTGGTGAACCTTCACTGGAGTTGTCGGCCAGGGAGAACAACAAACGCGCTATCCTGGAAGACCTGGACACGCAGGGTAAGAAATCCATCCTGGTGGTGGATGACGAACCTTCCATCCGCTTCCTGCTCAGGGATATTTTTTCCGAGCATTATATTGTGTACGAAGCTGAGAACGGCCGCCAGGCATTGGAGTTCATGCAGAACGGACTGCCGGACCTGATCATCAGTGATGTGATGATGCCGGAGATAGGCGGACTTGAATTATGCCATAAGGTAAAGTCGGCTCCCGCCACTTCCCATATACCTTTTGTACTCTTATCGGCCCGGGGCAGCCTGGAACAAAAAACGGAGGGCTATGACGCCGGGGCCGACGCCTATATTCCCAAGCCTTTTGATACTGCCCACCTCCAGGTGCGGGTACGAAAGCTGCTGGAATACCGGGGGCGGTTGCTGGACCTTTTCAAGAAAGATGATATCAAGGCCGGCATTGCGGAGGAAGAGCTGGAAGATACCGATAAGAAATTCCTCAACGAGATTGTCCGGCTGATAGAAGAGCATATGGACGATACGGAACTGGACAGCGCCTTCCTGGAAGAAAAGCTGCGGATCAGCAAAACACAGCTGTACCGGAAGCTCAAGGCTCTGTCCGATATGGCGCCGGCTGAATTTATCAAGCATGTCCGGTTGCAGCGGGCCTGTCACCTGTTGCAGTCCACCCAGCTTACTGTCTCCGAGATCTTCTACAAAACCGGGTTCAATAACCGGTCTTACTTCTTCCGGGAGTTCAAAAAACGCTATAACTGCTCACCCAAAGAGTACCGGGATCAATATCGCATCCAATTGTAA
- a CDS encoding glycosyl hydrolase family 28-related protein gives MRRPILAIVLLLSCFVPGLAQEQPVILNCTESIRPGETIAIQGANFGRQPEVWLTIRPLIHTRPPIIRLRLVQQSENFLAAVLPKDLLMGIYEVWVKNGTVKSASVFINRPRIWFPEFNEGMPGGRFRIFGRNLCLEGANPRVYLRGAGQSGIQEAAVIKASPYELQLQLPDALAPGKYRVTVGNGAGAQEEAATTPDSLLIVPKEPIPFNSQVPWVAAFRFAQNIYDVKKDPRLAQHAAGDGIKNDRAAIQAAIDRAHADGGGIVQLPAGTYRIEYSSGCGLKMLSRVVLQGAGQGKTILCYGYGQPFSTERVKASYGWTLGWPDSREEGMGLVFPGAIQLSGLVGLSLQNVNESGNFMTTVKNMPEGGSSIILQDCHFDNGTGWGLAMVNIHQLLIENCRFSNTAIQVRGINGPTRTWPWDLKNSSQVSFRNNRHDYYAGRFGANGCQRAVFENNFFVRNGDHQSKHETGGLSLDYVKDIVVQGNSFDVTGAPIAVRNQGETILSQAGMAHQNTVGKVSAATANSITDNKNEYQDFTDRVSTDWQYVVHPTNYSIAIVNGKGAGQWRLITGNTDTSLTVDRPWDIIPEAGSQYIITQWSAWQMLIRNNILKGNNRGIWLYCGGNDIVVSGNQLINSEGIYIRADQRLFNNRYNIGWKLLVENNLVQNTNGIRPAYIAAYLAQVRSAKLWGTGILGLEVRRNTIEAFSPNVKTGWVKGEGYYNYVVDEEAKGPSRDKETPGILGTIFESNKAISAEKAYTYAAGAAFTVIADTLPDYSQEKAEMDALQKYETINHPRQYMPAPAPAANPDSLGARIARAASLLGGSTPKRRIPVKVLIYGQSITGSKLFTDYMREYLELQFPHAIVDLENRSIGGFGASQLIRVAPHDIYNTCADLVIFHVYGGEKPGAELDQLFSAIRKTSNADIILMGHHTNGNQQKPSSTTAEALRGVANRHQLEYVDISSEWPQYLTANQLQPKDLLRDNVHPNRDGNWLLVQLVGRHIRYDPAFTPNSGTVKQLPLGKSERQLIRFTGTRLDAVAHTATLQKAAGGKATLLLDGQPLSAYAGRYMITRPSAGPGTWWPAIRQVHHNSPLTPEEWTLEVTGINADSSVYMYTVVGSVTGPDGNGRSDSLFISRSGRVVIEPADIIFSNIKKTFRSVTRVGFQVKWAVAPAYPAAYEPPAIIHSRALYRTTLVSGLPNGPHTLELIPQDKGPLGIDYFEAYQPAN, from the coding sequence GTGAGACGCCCGATCCTTGCCATCGTACTCCTCCTTTCCTGTTTTGTCCCTGGCCTTGCCCAGGAGCAACCCGTTATCCTCAACTGCACTGAAAGTATACGCCCCGGGGAAACCATCGCCATCCAGGGCGCTAATTTTGGCCGGCAGCCCGAGGTCTGGCTCACTATCAGACCTCTCATTCATACAAGACCGCCCATTATCCGGCTGCGACTGGTGCAACAGAGCGAAAATTTCCTGGCCGCTGTGCTTCCCAAGGACTTGCTGATGGGTATCTACGAGGTCTGGGTAAAGAACGGAACCGTTAAAAGCGCTTCCGTTTTTATCAACCGACCCAGGATCTGGTTTCCCGAATTCAACGAAGGCATGCCAGGCGGTAGGTTCAGGATCTTTGGTCGCAATCTTTGCCTGGAAGGAGCTAATCCCCGGGTATACTTACGGGGTGCAGGACAATCCGGCATCCAGGAAGCTGCCGTGATCAAAGCCAGCCCCTACGAGTTGCAGCTGCAGTTACCAGACGCGCTTGCACCTGGAAAATACAGGGTAACGGTAGGGAATGGCGCAGGCGCCCAGGAGGAGGCTGCTACCACTCCGGATTCACTGCTCATCGTACCAAAGGAACCTATCCCTTTCAACAGCCAGGTTCCCTGGGTAGCGGCTTTTAGGTTCGCCCAAAATATATATGATGTGAAAAAGGACCCGCGACTGGCCCAGCACGCCGCGGGTGACGGCATAAAAAATGACCGTGCGGCTATCCAAGCGGCCATTGACCGCGCCCATGCGGATGGTGGCGGTATTGTACAATTACCTGCCGGTACTTATCGCATTGAGTATAGCAGCGGCTGCGGTCTCAAAATGTTGTCCCGCGTGGTCCTGCAGGGAGCAGGGCAGGGGAAGACCATCCTCTGCTATGGTTATGGTCAGCCCTTTTCCACCGAACGTGTAAAAGCGAGCTACGGCTGGACCCTGGGCTGGCCCGATAGCCGGGAAGAAGGCATGGGCCTGGTTTTTCCCGGCGCTATCCAGCTCAGCGGGCTGGTAGGGTTAAGCCTCCAGAACGTCAATGAAAGCGGCAACTTCATGACCACAGTGAAGAATATGCCCGAAGGTGGTTCGTCCATTATCCTCCAGGATTGCCATTTTGATAATGGTACTGGCTGGGGACTGGCCATGGTTAATATACACCAGCTGCTCATTGAAAATTGCCGCTTCAGCAATACCGCTATCCAGGTGCGTGGCATCAACGGACCTACCCGTACCTGGCCCTGGGATCTCAAGAACTCCTCGCAGGTCAGTTTCCGGAATAACCGGCACGATTACTATGCCGGTCGCTTCGGCGCCAACGGCTGCCAGCGGGCCGTGTTTGAGAATAATTTTTTTGTACGTAACGGTGATCATCAGTCGAAGCATGAAACAGGTGGCCTCAGCCTGGACTATGTAAAAGATATTGTAGTGCAGGGCAATAGTTTTGATGTTACCGGAGCCCCCATTGCTGTCCGCAACCAGGGAGAAACCATCCTCAGCCAGGCTGGCATGGCCCACCAGAATACCGTGGGCAAGGTCAGCGCCGCCACCGCCAACAGCATTACAGATAATAAGAACGAATACCAGGATTTTACAGACCGCGTCAGTACCGACTGGCAATACGTGGTGCATCCCACCAATTACAGTATTGCCATTGTCAATGGCAAAGGCGCAGGGCAGTGGCGGCTGATCACCGGTAATACCGATACCAGTCTCACCGTAGACCGCCCCTGGGATATCATCCCCGAAGCAGGCAGCCAGTACATCATTACCCAATGGTCCGCCTGGCAGATGCTGATCAGGAACAATATTCTCAAAGGCAATAACCGGGGTATCTGGCTCTATTGCGGCGGGAATGATATTGTAGTGTCCGGCAACCAGCTGATCAATTCCGAAGGTATTTATATCCGAGCCGATCAGCGCCTCTTCAACAACCGCTACAATATAGGCTGGAAGCTGCTGGTGGAAAATAATCTTGTCCAGAATACCAATGGCATCCGGCCTGCTTATATTGCCGCTTACCTGGCGCAGGTGCGTTCCGCCAAACTCTGGGGTACTGGTATCCTGGGGCTGGAAGTCCGTCGCAATACCATTGAAGCCTTTTCACCCAATGTAAAAACAGGCTGGGTAAAAGGGGAGGGCTATTATAACTATGTGGTAGATGAAGAAGCCAAAGGCCCCTCGCGCGATAAAGAAACACCCGGCATTCTTGGCACTATCTTCGAAAGCAATAAGGCCATCAGCGCAGAGAAAGCCTATACCTATGCAGCTGGCGCCGCCTTTACCGTGATTGCAGATACCCTGCCCGACTACTCGCAGGAAAAAGCAGAAATGGACGCCCTTCAAAAATATGAGACCATTAACCATCCCCGGCAATACATGCCTGCTCCCGCACCTGCTGCTAACCCGGACTCCCTGGGCGCCCGCATTGCGAGAGCGGCATCCCTGCTGGGAGGCAGTACGCCCAAACGCCGCATACCGGTCAAAGTGCTGATCTACGGCCAGTCCATCACCGGCAGCAAACTTTTCACAGACTATATGCGGGAATACCTGGAACTACAATTCCCCCATGCCATTGTGGACCTGGAGAACCGCAGCATCGGCGGCTTTGGCGCCAGCCAGCTGATCCGCGTGGCGCCGCATGATATTTATAATACCTGTGCGGACCTGGTCATCTTCCATGTGTATGGCGGGGAGAAACCCGGCGCTGAGCTGGACCAGCTCTTCAGCGCCATCCGGAAAACCAGCAACGCTGATATCATCCTCATGGGACATCATACCAATGGCAACCAGCAGAAGCCCAGCAGTACTACTGCTGAAGCATTACGCGGGGTGGCCAACAGGCACCAGCTGGAATATGTGGATATTTCCAGTGAATGGCCCCAATACCTGACCGCAAATCAATTGCAGCCCAAAGACCTGCTGCGGGATAACGTGCATCCCAACCGGGATGGCAACTGGCTGCTGGTCCAGCTGGTGGGCCGGCATATCCGGTATGATCCCGCTTTCACACCCAATTCCGGTACGGTGAAGCAATTGCCCCTTGGCAAAAGTGAGCGGCAGCTTATCCGGTTTACCGGTACCCGACTGGATGCTGTAGCCCATACGGCAACACTGCAAAAAGCAGCCGGCGGAAAAGCCACGCTGCTGCTGGATGGGCAGCCCCTGTCGGCCTATGCTGGACGGTACATGATCACCCGGCCTTCTGCAGGACCAGGCACCTGGTGGCCTGCTATCCGGCAGGTACACCATAACAGCCCGCTGACGCCGGAAGAATGGACGCTGGAGGTTACGGGTATCAATGCTGATAGCAGCGTATATATGTATACGGTAGTAGGTTCGGTGACCGGTCCCGATGGAAATGGCCGATCTGATTCTTTATTCATTTCAAGATCAGGCAGGGTAGTGATAGAACCTGCGGATATTATTTTCAGTAATATCAAAAAAACATTCCGCTCGGTAACGCGGGTGGGTTTCCAGGTGAAATGGGCCGTGGCGCCTGCTTATCCTGCGGCGTATGAACCGCCGGCCATCATTCATTCCCGTGCGTTATACAGGACCACCCTGGTGAGCGGACTGCCCAACGGACCCCATACGCTGGAGTTGATCCCACAGGATAAAGGGCCTCTCGGGATCGACTATTTTGAAGCCTATCAGCCAGCCAATTAA
- a CDS encoding TonB-dependent receptor, producing MPLFRLFSIALLLVLSLSVMGRQPKSPGLLTGNVLDAQQKPVANATVELVPRGDTLRKRTQLTDKAGNFLFEQLPFGYYRLRISYIGFQPLLLDSIHLRAERYDFNLADLQLKTGGDQLAEVVVYAEKPLIQSRDGNIIFNAGESALSAGSSAGELLKNVPLVASDPDGKLVVRGKEPKILIDDKPVELNADQLQDFLESLPGSMIERIEVMTNPPPQYANEQGGVINIITRKGRMGIGARLTLTGGTRGEYGSSGNINYRKKRLALNLNVGAAYNRVQGEGYSHRTNLYKDSVNYFHSSNEYRNRSLRPNARLNIDYELDKYQQLNLQLQLNQHAFRNRSSNEFVNRNRFEEIYKLSTRAIETEGQNVNPSMNITYTRKGKKPGETLKLIAGGNYTYSQNDRTFFQQFLHPDGRPTGLDSTQQQLNDTWTKGYQLRVNYDKLLDNKTTSISTGGLHTYTGSHILLHSQFQRKTDKQYEKNELLSNDFAFRQQITNLRFALKQKLTESARITAGVVAEATQLQFDLKDKSEVDNDYFTWLPFLNFTQKWEELLELSLAYRKTIRRPGIGQLNPSIDYSDPNNIRYGNPFLLPSVSHTFDLVLGRTQEQYYANLGVGYNIVQDVFSQIRERTPEGTTETSWQNIDDRHEYELNSWAGYTFSRQLRANVSANYTFNEYSLFDREVNKYRNGGSFNSSVNANYVPTDVWNITSAFKYNRFANPQGTVRSNYRLDIAVQRKLFQKKLAITVNVIDPFNRQEYTSFTYGPNYNLESFSSSSTRNYRLTLSYNFSNMGKKLTLPGAKKDNG from the coding sequence ATGCCCCTGTTCCGCCTCTTTTCGATTGCCTTACTCCTGGTCCTTTCCTTATCTGTTATGGGCCGCCAGCCCAAATCGCCCGGTCTGCTGACAGGCAATGTCCTGGATGCCCAGCAGAAGCCGGTAGCCAATGCCACCGTTGAACTGGTCCCCCGGGGAGATACCCTCCGCAAAAGAACTCAACTGACCGATAAAGCCGGCAATTTCCTGTTTGAACAGCTGCCCTTTGGTTATTACCGCCTCCGCATCAGCTATATAGGTTTCCAGCCCTTGCTGCTGGACAGTATCCACCTGCGTGCCGAACGCTATGATTTCAATCTTGCAGACCTGCAGCTGAAAACCGGTGGCGATCAGCTGGCTGAAGTAGTGGTCTATGCTGAAAAGCCGCTGATCCAGAGCCGTGACGGCAATATCATTTTCAATGCCGGTGAATCAGCCCTCAGCGCCGGCTCCTCAGCGGGGGAGCTCCTGAAGAATGTGCCGCTGGTGGCCAGTGATCCGGATGGCAAGCTGGTAGTCCGGGGTAAAGAGCCTAAAATACTGATAGACGATAAACCGGTTGAACTGAATGCCGACCAGCTCCAGGATTTCCTGGAATCCCTGCCGGGCAGTATGATAGAACGCATTGAGGTCATGACCAACCCGCCACCCCAGTATGCCAATGAGCAGGGTGGGGTGATCAATATCATCACCCGCAAGGGCAGGATGGGAATTGGCGCCAGGCTGACCCTCACCGGCGGCACCCGTGGTGAATACGGCAGCAGCGGCAATATCAATTACCGAAAAAAACGACTGGCTCTCAACCTCAATGTAGGTGCGGCCTACAACCGGGTGCAGGGCGAGGGCTATTCGCACCGGACCAATCTCTACAAGGATTCTGTCAACTATTTCCATAGCAGCAATGAATACCGCAATCGCAGCCTGCGGCCCAACGCAAGGCTCAATATTGACTATGAGCTGGACAAATACCAGCAGCTCAACTTACAGCTGCAGCTGAACCAGCACGCTTTCCGCAACCGGAGCAGCAATGAATTTGTGAACCGCAACCGCTTTGAAGAGATCTACAAACTGAGTACCCGCGCCATTGAAACAGAAGGGCAGAATGTGAACCCTTCCATGAATATCACGTATACCCGAAAAGGGAAAAAGCCGGGTGAGACCCTCAAGCTGATCGCCGGGGGTAACTATACCTATAGTCAGAACGACCGCACCTTTTTCCAGCAGTTCCTGCATCCTGATGGCCGGCCCACGGGCCTGGACTCCACCCAGCAACAACTGAACGATACCTGGACCAAGGGCTATCAGCTGCGTGTGAACTACGACAAACTGCTGGACAATAAGACCACTTCCATTTCCACCGGCGGCCTGCATACCTATACCGGCAGTCATATCCTGCTGCATTCCCAGTTCCAGCGGAAAACAGACAAACAATACGAAAAGAACGAACTGCTCAGCAATGATTTTGCTTTCCGGCAGCAGATCACCAACCTGCGTTTTGCTTTGAAGCAGAAACTGACGGAATCTGCCCGGATCACTGCTGGCGTAGTGGCTGAAGCCACACAATTGCAGTTTGACCTGAAGGACAAATCCGAAGTGGACAATGATTATTTCACCTGGCTGCCCTTTCTCAATTTCACACAGAAATGGGAAGAGCTGCTGGAACTGAGCCTGGCCTATCGGAAGACCATCCGTCGCCCGGGTATCGGGCAGCTCAATCCCAGCATAGATTACAGCGATCCCAATAATATCCGTTATGGCAATCCCTTCCTGCTGCCTTCGGTATCCCATACCTTCGACCTGGTCCTGGGCCGCACGCAGGAGCAGTACTATGCCAACCTGGGCGTAGGCTATAATATTGTGCAGGACGTATTCAGCCAGATCCGCGAACGGACTCCCGAAGGGACCACGGAGACCAGCTGGCAGAATATTGACGACCGCCACGAATATGAGCTGAACTCCTGGGCCGGCTATACCTTTTCCCGGCAGCTGCGCGCCAATGTCAGCGCCAACTACACTTTTAACGAGTACAGCCTGTTTGACCGGGAAGTGAATAAGTACCGCAACGGCGGCAGCTTTAATTCCAGTGTCAACGCCAATTATGTACCTACCGATGTCTGGAATATCACCAGCGCTTTCAAATACAACCGCTTTGCCAATCCACAGGGAACCGTACGAAGCAATTACCGGTTAGACATTGCCGTTCAGCGTAAGTTGTTTCAGAAAAAGCTGGCGATAACGGTGAATGTCATTGATCCTTTCAACCGGCAGGAATATACCAGTTTTACGTATGGTCCCAATTACAATCTTGAATCCTTCAGCAGCTCTTCTACACGCAATTACCGGCTGACGCTGAGTTATAACTTCTCCAATATGGGGAAAAAGCTGACCTTGCCGGGTGCTAAAAAAGATAATGGGTAG